A single region of the Halorubrum depositum genome encodes:
- a CDS encoding ABC transporter permease, giving the protein MSMRDLLSSTSSGLVDALTDNHIVRNFVDGLRLMLSDRTTAAYFWILVGITILGVVGPMIAPYGIEVTHYSQSGEVLSAEPPSLAHPLGTTFAGYDVLSRLLVGARPTVITGVLGGGLILTIGTTIGITAGYVGGRTETILMRFTDFAYGVPLIPFGIVMITFLGVGFLSSILVIGLILWRGGARVIRAQTLQIKQYPFIKVAKATGASRRRIIIKHILPNVAPMAIFFLALGVGYAIMLQASLTFLGVASPFTPSWGVMIRNAFNSGYMSEAWWWSLTPGLLIGITVLSTFMFGRGYEDLITADGESIEADTVAA; this is encoded by the coding sequence ATGTCAATGCGTGACTTGCTCTCGTCTACCAGCTCCGGACTGGTGGACGCACTAACGGACAACCACATCGTCCGCAACTTCGTCGATGGATTGCGGCTGATGCTCAGCGATCGGACGACCGCCGCGTACTTCTGGATACTCGTCGGGATCACGATCCTCGGCGTCGTCGGGCCGATGATCGCCCCCTACGGTATCGAGGTGACACACTACAGCCAGAGCGGCGAGGTGCTGAGCGCCGAGCCGCCCTCGCTGGCGCACCCCCTCGGGACGACATTTGCGGGCTACGACGTGCTCTCGCGGCTTCTGGTCGGCGCCCGTCCGACCGTGATCACGGGAGTTCTCGGTGGCGGGCTGATCCTCACCATCGGGACCACAATCGGAATCACCGCCGGCTACGTCGGCGGGCGTACCGAAACGATCCTGATGCGTTTCACCGACTTCGCGTACGGCGTGCCGCTCATCCCCTTTGGCATCGTGATGATCACATTTCTCGGGGTCGGATTCCTGTCCTCGATTCTCGTCATCGGCTTGATCCTGTGGCGGGGCGGGGCTCGGGTGATCCGCGCCCAGACCCTACAGATCAAGCAGTACCCGTTCATCAAGGTCGCCAAGGCGACGGGCGCGAGCAGGCGTCGGATCATCATCAAACACATCCTCCCGAACGTGGCACCGATGGCCATCTTCTTCCTGGCGCTTGGCGTCGGCTACGCCATCATGCTCCAGGCCAGCCTCACCTTCCTCGGCGTCGCGTCGCCGTTCACCCCGTCGTGGGGGGTCATGATCCGGAACGCGTTCAACTCCGGGTACATGTCCGAGGCGTGGTGGTGGTCGCTGACACCGGGGCTCCTGATCGGTATCACGGTGCTCTCGACGTTCATGTTCGGACGGGGATACGAGGATCTCATCACGGCCGACGGAGAGTCGATCGAGGCCGACACGGTAGCCGCGTAA
- the pepF gene encoding oligoendopeptidase F codes for MSSVPERAEIDEAYKWDLQGVYEDDETWEAAYETVADRIDELRDYEGRVAEDAATLLELLELREEIFREIQQVTTYARLRSAEDTRNQEYQAMSARASSLSSEASSAVSYLEPELQSLSQSAVAEFLEREPALETYEHYLDDVLRMKEHTRSAEVEEVLADLSEVTDAPAEIYSMLTNADMTYGVVEDPDGEEVEITQSNFTKLQTNPDRDFRRRVHETFYEQWADVRNTVGTSLEKAVREHATSAEIRGYDSARAAALDGSNVPVEVYDTLVDTVDDNLDVLHLHAELKQRALGVDQLESHDLYMSLTGDQGPDVEYDQAREWVIEAVAPLGEAYQERMAEGLDSRWVDVYENRGKRSGAFSSGTYDTQPYIMMNYQDDIASMFTLAHELGHSMHSELAGDAQPWHDASYEIFVAEIASTVNETLLTHHLLDTVEDDELRTHVLDEYLERFRSTLFRQTMFATFEQRIHERVEAGDALTPDAFDEIYADLKGDYYAPAELTGGVEREWERIPHFYYNFYVYQYATGISAAAAIVERVLDEGEPAAADYREMLEAGGSDYPLNVVELAGIDMASPAPIEAAVGIYDDYLDEIATLLDLE; via the coding sequence ATGAGTTCGGTTCCCGAGCGAGCGGAGATCGACGAGGCGTACAAGTGGGACCTCCAGGGCGTCTACGAGGACGACGAGACGTGGGAGGCGGCCTACGAGACGGTCGCCGACCGGATCGACGAGCTGCGCGACTACGAGGGGCGCGTCGCCGAGGACGCCGCGACCCTGCTGGAGCTGCTCGAGCTCCGCGAGGAGATCTTCCGGGAGATCCAGCAGGTGACGACGTACGCCCGGCTCCGCAGCGCCGAGGACACGCGGAACCAGGAGTACCAGGCGATGTCGGCGCGGGCGTCCTCGCTCAGCTCCGAGGCGTCGAGCGCGGTCTCGTATCTCGAGCCCGAGCTGCAGTCGCTCAGCCAGTCGGCGGTCGCGGAGTTCCTCGAGCGCGAGCCCGCGCTGGAGACGTACGAGCACTACCTCGACGACGTGTTGCGGATGAAAGAACACACGCGCTCGGCGGAGGTCGAGGAAGTGCTCGCCGACCTCTCGGAGGTCACCGACGCCCCGGCCGAGATATACTCGATGCTGACGAACGCCGACATGACCTACGGCGTCGTCGAGGACCCCGACGGCGAGGAGGTGGAGATCACGCAGTCGAACTTCACGAAGCTCCAGACGAACCCGGACCGCGACTTCCGCCGGCGCGTCCACGAGACGTTCTACGAGCAGTGGGCGGACGTCCGCAACACGGTCGGCACCTCGCTCGAGAAGGCGGTCCGCGAGCACGCGACGAGCGCCGAGATCCGCGGCTACGACAGCGCCCGCGCGGCCGCGCTCGACGGCTCGAACGTCCCCGTCGAGGTGTACGACACCCTCGTCGACACCGTCGACGATAACCTCGACGTGCTCCACCTCCATGCCGAGCTGAAGCAGCGGGCCCTCGGCGTCGACCAACTCGAGAGCCACGACCTCTACATGTCGCTGACGGGCGACCAGGGTCCCGACGTCGAGTACGACCAGGCCCGCGAGTGGGTGATCGAGGCGGTCGCGCCGCTCGGCGAGGCGTACCAGGAGCGGATGGCCGAGGGGCTCGACTCGCGCTGGGTCGACGTGTACGAGAACCGCGGGAAGCGCTCCGGCGCGTTCTCCTCCGGGACCTACGACACCCAGCCGTACATCATGATGAACTACCAGGACGACATCGCCTCGATGTTCACGCTGGCCCACGAGCTCGGTCACTCGATGCACTCCGAGCTCGCGGGCGACGCCCAGCCGTGGCACGACGCGAGCTACGAGATCTTCGTCGCGGAGATCGCCTCCACGGTCAACGAGACGCTGCTCACCCATCACCTGCTCGACACCGTCGAGGACGACGAGCTGCGGACGCACGTGCTCGACGAGTACCTCGAGCGCTTCCGCTCCACCCTCTTCCGGCAGACCATGTTCGCGACGTTCGAGCAGCGGATCCACGAGCGCGTGGAGGCCGGCGACGCGCTCACCCCCGACGCCTTCGACGAGATCTACGCCGACCTGAAGGGCGACTACTACGCGCCCGCCGAACTCACGGGCGGCGTCGAGCGCGAGTGGGAGCGCATCCCCCACTTCTACTACAACTTCTACGTCTACCAGTACGCGACCGGCATCTCCGCGGCCGCCGCGATCGTCGAGCGCGTCCTCGACGAGGGCGAGCCCGCCGCCGCCGACTACCGCGAGATGCTGGAGGCCGGCGGCTCCGACTACCCCTTGAACGTCGTCGAACTCGCCGGCATCGACATGGCGTCGCCGGCCCCGATCGAGGCCGCCGTCGGGATCTACGACGACTACCTCGACGAGATCGCGACGCTGCTCGACCTGGAGTAA
- a CDS encoding PAS domain-containing protein — MTLRPSDRPSAPRSGSARDGERRLPAERRSTTDGGSKSDSTADVAPEAADRAAAVDRGSDRFVAAVAVDGEVLFAGPSVPAVLGVERGALLGDDLLEHVHPNDRDPVSDALSAVATHRTVTHRLRHASGGFVWVESVVDEELAPEFGGRVVTARRVDVDRAFPERFRQFLEYGTDLVTVVDADGRVRYESPSVEEVLGYEQGSTVGRSPLGYVHPDDRERVTERFYRALDDPEAAPTLEYRYRTADGDWVWLESRTRSLPDDAAVGTLLINSRDVSERKARERRLTDRNERLDRFAGIVSHDLRNPLSVIRGSMEMARLKGDTAPLERGERAVDRIDQLVSELLTLARQGSGIDEPTEFDLAGVVREAWATAGSDDATLVVGGDARVRGDRGRLRQAFENLFRNAVEHACEAEADLAVVVSTTDEGVVVADDGPGIDPDHRADVFDPGFTTSADGTGYGLDIVREVVESHGWSIGLRPDASALDLPPRVSRPNGACFVVEAPDPDAVAAAEPWIDG, encoded by the coding sequence GTGACCCTCCGTCCCAGCGATCGACCGTCCGCCCCGCGGAGCGGCTCCGCTCGTGACGGCGAGCGACGGCTCCCGGCGGAGCGCCGGTCGACCACCGACGGGGGGTCGAAATCCGATTCGACGGCCGACGTCGCTCCCGAGGCGGCGGATCGCGCGGCCGCGGTCGACCGCGGCTCGGACCGCTTCGTCGCGGCGGTCGCCGTCGACGGCGAGGTGCTGTTCGCGGGCCCGTCGGTGCCCGCGGTGCTCGGCGTCGAGCGCGGGGCCCTCCTCGGCGACGACCTGCTGGAGCACGTCCACCCGAACGACCGCGATCCCGTCTCCGACGCGCTCTCCGCGGTCGCGACCCACCGGACCGTCACCCACCGGCTCCGTCACGCGAGCGGCGGCTTCGTCTGGGTCGAGTCCGTCGTGGACGAGGAGCTCGCGCCGGAGTTCGGAGGCCGCGTCGTCACCGCGCGCCGCGTCGACGTCGATCGCGCCTTCCCGGAGCGGTTCCGTCAGTTCCTGGAGTACGGCACCGACCTCGTCACCGTCGTCGACGCGGACGGGCGGGTCCGATACGAGAGCCCGTCCGTCGAGGAGGTGCTCGGCTACGAGCAGGGGTCGACGGTCGGCCGGTCGCCGCTCGGGTACGTCCACCCGGACGACCGCGAGCGCGTGACGGAGCGGTTCTACCGCGCCCTCGACGACCCGGAGGCGGCGCCGACCCTGGAGTACCGGTACCGCACCGCCGACGGCGACTGGGTCTGGCTGGAGTCGCGGACGCGCTCGCTGCCCGACGACGCCGCGGTCGGGACGCTCCTCATCAACTCCCGGGACGTGAGCGAGCGCAAGGCGCGCGAGCGCCGGCTCACCGACCGCAACGAGCGGCTCGACCGGTTCGCCGGCATCGTCTCGCACGACCTCCGGAACCCCCTGTCCGTGATCCGCGGGTCGATGGAGATGGCGCGGCTGAAGGGGGACACCGCCCCGCTGGAGCGGGGCGAGCGCGCGGTCGACCGGATCGACCAGCTCGTCTCCGAGCTGCTGACGCTCGCCCGGCAGGGGTCGGGGATCGACGAGCCGACGGAGTTCGACCTCGCGGGGGTCGTCCGCGAGGCGTGGGCGACCGCCGGGAGCGACGACGCGACCCTCGTCGTCGGCGGCGACGCCCGGGTCCGAGGCGACCGCGGACGCCTGCGGCAGGCGTTCGAGAACCTCTTCCGCAACGCGGTCGAACACGCCTGCGAGGCCGAGGCCGACCTCGCGGTCGTCGTGAGCACGACCGACGAGGGGGTCGTCGTCGCCGACGACGGTCCCGGAATCGACCCCGACCACCGCGCGGACGTCTTCGACCCCGGATTCACGACCAGCGCCGACGGGACGGGGTACGGCCTCGACATCGTCCGCGAGGTCGTCGAGTCCCACGGCTGGTCGATCGGGCTCCGCCCGGACGCGAGCGCGCTCGATCTCCCGCCTCGCGTGTCGCGGCCGAACGGCGCCTGCTTCGTCGTCGAGGCGCCCGATCCCGACGCCGTCGCGGCGGCGGAGCCGTGGATCGACGGCTGA
- a CDS encoding creatininase family protein, with translation MVYDTIGASPVAWAGKPYPAVRDAAERDGSVAVVPVGSLEQHGHHLPTATDTILADAVATTAAERAADAMPVLVTPPIWTGHSPHHTPFGGTVSLDGGDLLDLLERVAETVLAEGFDGLLLLNGHGGNGALVSSATSAIGASHRTAEVLGVTYFDLGADRIGEIRDSDRGGAGHAGEVETSMLAHLRPDLVDLDAAEGTPWESPYDRTRDDLSHPGPLSAYADFDAYSETGAVGTPELATAEKGERFFEVFVDEVGDVLERLHERAG, from the coding sequence ATGGTGTACGATACTATCGGTGCGTCGCCGGTCGCGTGGGCGGGGAAGCCGTATCCGGCGGTCCGTGACGCGGCCGAGCGAGACGGCTCGGTGGCGGTCGTTCCAGTCGGGAGCCTCGAACAGCACGGCCACCACCTACCGACGGCAACGGATACCATCCTTGCGGACGCGGTTGCCACGACAGCCGCCGAACGCGCCGCCGACGCGATGCCGGTGCTCGTCACGCCGCCGATATGGACCGGCCACTCCCCACACCACACGCCATTCGGCGGCACGGTGAGCCTCGACGGTGGGGACCTGCTCGACCTGCTGGAGCGCGTGGCGGAGACGGTGCTCGCCGAGGGCTTCGACGGACTCCTGCTCCTCAACGGGCACGGCGGCAACGGCGCACTCGTTTCGAGCGCGACGAGTGCGATCGGCGCCTCTCACCGGACGGCGGAGGTACTGGGGGTCACGTACTTCGATCTGGGCGCCGACCGAATCGGCGAGATACGGGACAGCGACCGCGGCGGCGCCGGCCACGCGGGCGAGGTTGAGACGTCGATGCTCGCTCACCTCCGTCCGGACCTCGTCGACTTGGACGCTGCCGAGGGGACGCCGTGGGAGTCGCCCTACGACCGGACCCGAGACGACCTCTCGCATCCGGGGCCGCTCTCGGCCTACGCCGACTTCGACGCGTACAGCGAGACGGGTGCGGTCGGCACGCCGGAGCTGGCGACCGCCGAAAAGGGTGAACGGTTCTTCGAGGTGTTCGTCGACGAGGTCGGCGACGTGCTCGAACGGCTCCACGAGCGGGCGGGGTGA
- a CDS encoding amidase, whose amino-acid sequence MIHDAPLATTIDDLRRDRVSVDEYLDTVESRVDAVEPNIESLVPEEDRWSRLRAAAADLQSRFPEPSTRPPLYGVPIGVKDIFHVDGLPTRAGSDVPPEALAGEESTAVRTLREAGALILGKTVTAEFAYFEPGPTRNPHDPAHTPGGSSSGSAAAVAAGLCPFAFGTQTIGSVTRPAAFCGIVGVKPSFGRISTDGVIPCTPSVDHIGFFTQDTAGAAVGAALLCDEWRPLPAPRDRPTLGVPEGPYLRQASDLGLKSFEEHVSRLERAGYDVERIDAFEDIDGINSRHNRLVAAEFALTHEEWYGEYPGGYADTSVELLREGREVSTADVAAARRSRRRLRAALHDRMHDAGIDLWISPSAPGPAPEGIDATGDPVMNLPWTHAGLPTVGLPAGTTDDGLPLGLQCAAPFGDDESLLAWAHDIADSL is encoded by the coding sequence GTGATTCACGACGCACCGCTGGCCACGACGATAGACGACCTGCGTCGAGACCGGGTCAGCGTCGACGAGTATCTCGATACCGTCGAGTCCCGAGTCGACGCGGTCGAACCCAATATCGAATCGCTCGTCCCTGAGGAGGATCGGTGGAGTCGACTCCGGGCGGCTGCAGCAGACCTCCAATCCCGGTTCCCGGAGCCCTCGACCCGACCGCCACTGTACGGTGTTCCCATCGGTGTGAAGGATATCTTCCACGTCGACGGACTGCCGACTCGGGCGGGGTCGGACGTCCCGCCCGAGGCGTTGGCCGGCGAGGAGTCGACGGCAGTGCGGACCCTCCGCGAGGCGGGAGCGCTGATTCTCGGCAAGACGGTCACGGCCGAGTTCGCTTACTTCGAACCCGGTCCCACCCGAAACCCGCACGATCCGGCCCATACTCCCGGCGGGTCGTCGAGCGGATCGGCGGCGGCCGTCGCAGCCGGGCTCTGTCCGTTCGCGTTCGGCACGCAGACTATCGGATCGGTGACCCGCCCGGCGGCGTTCTGTGGTATCGTCGGGGTGAAGCCGAGTTTCGGGCGGATTTCCACCGATGGCGTGATTCCCTGTACGCCCTCGGTTGACCATATCGGGTTCTTCACGCAGGACACCGCGGGCGCTGCGGTCGGCGCGGCACTGCTCTGTGACGAGTGGCGACCGCTGCCAGCACCGCGTGACCGCCCGACGCTCGGCGTCCCCGAGGGACCCTACCTTCGGCAGGCGAGCGATCTCGGACTGAAATCTTTCGAGGAACACGTTTCGCGGCTCGAACGCGCGGGATACGACGTTGAGCGGATCGACGCATTCGAGGACATCGACGGCATTAATTCCCGGCACAATCGCCTCGTTGCCGCAGAATTCGCACTCACTCACGAGGAGTGGTACGGGGAGTATCCGGGGGGGTACGCTGACACCTCGGTCGAACTCCTCCGAGAGGGACGTGAGGTGTCGACCGCCGATGTCGCCGCCGCCCGTCGGAGTCGCCGCCGACTCCGTGCGGCGCTACACGACCGGATGCACGATGCAGGGATCGACCTCTGGATCTCGCCGTCGGCTCCCGGCCCGGCCCCTGAGGGAATCGATGCCACAGGCGACCCCGTCATGAACCTTCCGTGGACGCACGCCGGACTGCCGACCGTCGGCCTGCCGGCTGGGACGACCGACGACGGTTTACCGCTCGGCCTCCAGTGTGCCGCGCCGTTCGGCGACGACGAGAGCCTGCTCGCGTGGGCACACGATATCGCCGACAGCCTATAG
- the rimI gene encoding ribosomal protein S18-alanine N-acetyltransferase, protein MTPVDAAIRRVERADLLGVVRIERACFSDPWPYDAFERLLDEPAFLVAERTGGVVGYVVADATPNHGRDIGHVKDLAVHPDARGEGIGRGLLRSALARLRGVGVAVVRLEVRESNAVARSLYADEGFEPVRRVTNYYRDGEDAIVLVVDLAEWASAD, encoded by the coding sequence GTGACCCCCGTCGACGCCGCGATCCGCCGGGTCGAGCGCGCGGACCTGCTCGGAGTGGTGCGGATCGAGCGGGCGTGCTTCTCGGACCCGTGGCCGTACGACGCCTTCGAGCGGCTGCTCGACGAGCCCGCGTTCCTCGTCGCCGAGCGCACCGGCGGGGTCGTCGGCTACGTCGTCGCGGACGCCACGCCGAACCACGGCCGCGACATCGGCCACGTCAAGGACCTCGCGGTCCACCCGGACGCGCGGGGGGAGGGGATCGGCCGCGGGCTGCTCCGGTCGGCGCTCGCCCGGCTCCGTGGCGTCGGCGTCGCGGTCGTGCGCCTGGAGGTCCGCGAGAGCAACGCGGTCGCCCGGTCGCTGTACGCGGACGAGGGGTTCGAGCCGGTCCGTCGCGTCACCAACTACTACCGGGACGGGGAGGACGCGATCGTGCTCGTCGTCGACCTCGCCGAGTGGGCGTCGGCGGACTGA
- the arsN2 gene encoding arsenic resistance N-acetyltransferase ArsN2 gives MDGASVRLRRADAADLSYVEERLEANGLPSRDVRSKPDCFYVGYDGDERVGVAGVERYGSDGLLRSVVVEEDERGRGYGTALCAAVEARAASGGVDALYLLTTTAADFFADREYAEIDRDAAPEAIRRTTEFDELCPASAACMTKSL, from the coding sequence ATGGACGGAGCATCGGTACGCCTCCGCCGAGCGGACGCGGCCGACCTCTCGTACGTCGAGGAGCGACTCGAGGCGAACGGGTTGCCGTCGCGGGACGTGCGGTCGAAGCCCGACTGCTTCTACGTCGGCTACGACGGGGACGAGCGCGTCGGCGTCGCGGGCGTCGAGCGCTACGGGAGCGACGGCCTCCTCCGGTCGGTCGTCGTCGAGGAGGACGAACGCGGCCGAGGGTACGGAACGGCGCTCTGCGCGGCGGTGGAAGCGAGGGCCGCGTCCGGCGGCGTCGACGCGCTGTATCTGCTGACCACGACCGCGGCCGACTTCTTCGCCGACCGGGAGTACGCGGAGATCGACCGGGACGCCGCACCGGAGGCGATCCGGCGAACGACGGAGTTCGACGAGCTTTGCCCCGCCTCGGCCGCCTGTATGACGAAGTCCCTGTAG
- a CDS encoding aminopeptidase, giving the protein MDERVREHAAVLVDWSARVEAGDDVVVSVAEDAHELGVAVAEALGERGATVTTLYGSDEFSRAYLKGAEAGADGSDAVPDFDDDPAVDRAIFEAADAYLRIGGGRNTTATADVARETRQAYAKARKGVREARMDTDWVSTVHPTRSLAQQAGMAYEEYQDFVYDAVLRDWEALAAEMSEMKAVLDAGEEVRIVTERDDAPDTDVTMSIAGRTAVNSAASVAYDSHNLPSGEVFTAPYDTEGEAFFDVPMTIDATRVRDVHLVFEEGEVVDFSAGAGEDALAGVLDTDPGARRLGELGIGMNRGIDRFTDSILFDEKMGDTVHMAVGRAYDACLPEGESGNDSAVHVDMISDVSERSRMEVDGEVVQRDGTFRWEEGFED; this is encoded by the coding sequence ATGGACGAACGCGTACGCGAGCACGCCGCGGTGCTCGTCGACTGGAGCGCGCGGGTCGAGGCCGGGGACGACGTCGTCGTCAGCGTCGCCGAGGACGCCCACGAACTGGGCGTCGCCGTCGCCGAGGCGCTCGGCGAGCGCGGGGCGACCGTCACGACGCTGTACGGTTCCGATGAATTCTCACGGGCCTATTTAAAAGGCGCCGAGGCGGGAGCCGACGGCTCCGACGCGGTCCCCGACTTCGACGACGACCCGGCGGTCGACCGCGCGATCTTCGAGGCCGCCGACGCCTACCTCCGGATCGGGGGCGGCCGCAACACCACCGCGACCGCCGACGTGGCGAGGGAGACGCGACAGGCGTACGCGAAGGCGCGGAAGGGCGTCCGGGAGGCCCGGATGGACACCGACTGGGTCTCGACGGTCCACCCCACCCGGAGCCTCGCCCAGCAGGCGGGCATGGCGTACGAGGAGTACCAAGACTTCGTCTACGACGCCGTGCTCCGCGACTGGGAGGCGCTCGCCGCCGAGATGTCGGAGATGAAGGCCGTCCTCGACGCGGGCGAGGAGGTCCGGATCGTCACCGAGCGCGACGACGCGCCCGACACCGACGTGACGATGTCGATCGCGGGCCGCACCGCGGTCAACTCCGCCGCCTCCGTGGCGTACGACTCGCACAACCTCCCGAGCGGCGAGGTGTTCACCGCCCCGTACGACACCGAGGGGGAGGCGTTCTTCGACGTGCCGATGACGATCGACGCGACCCGCGTCCGGGACGTGCACCTCGTCTTCGAGGAGGGCGAGGTCGTCGACTTCTCGGCCGGGGCCGGCGAGGACGCGCTCGCCGGCGTGCTCGACACCGACCCGGGCGCCCGGCGACTCGGCGAGCTCGGGATCGGGATGAACCGCGGGATCGACCGGTTCACCGACTCGATCCTCTTCGACGAGAAGATGGGCGACACGGTCCACATGGCGGTCGGCCGCGCCTACGACGCCTGCCTCCCCGAGGGCGAGTCGGGCAACGACAGCGCGGTCCACGTCGACATGATAAGCGACGTGAGCGAGCGCTCTCGGATGGAGGTCGACGGCGAGGTCGTCCAGCGGGACGGGACATTCCGGTGGGAGGAGGGGTTCGAGGACTGA
- a CDS encoding ABC transporter ATP-binding protein, whose protein sequence is MSDTLLEVENLTIRYETDGGDITAVSDASFSIDEGEFFGLAGESGSGKSTTAKAIIGGLDDNGFVDGGTVRYRGEEIQDFSDAQLNEKLRWKEISWIPQSSMNSLDPLQRVSEQALEIGQVHTDLSNEEIREKLKEMFDVVGLQQSRIDDYPHQFSGGMQQRAIIALALFLEPSLVIADEPTTALDVIMQDQIFKYLDRMKDDASTSLLLITHDISVIFESCDSVAIMHASQIAERGSAESVHDNPRHPYAFMFKEAFPDIREPDRELEVIEGYPPELIGEVSACSFADRCPWAVEECRKSAPPLESVGDDDATHAASCFRSDEAYELYEEHGTADPAAPEQGDD, encoded by the coding sequence ATGTCCGACACACTACTCGAGGTCGAGAACCTCACGATCCGGTACGAGACGGACGGCGGCGACATCACCGCGGTGTCCGATGCGTCCTTCAGCATCGACGAGGGCGAGTTCTTCGGCCTCGCCGGCGAGTCCGGCTCCGGTAAGAGCACGACCGCCAAGGCGATCATCGGCGGGCTCGACGACAACGGCTTCGTCGACGGCGGGACGGTCCGGTATCGCGGCGAGGAGATCCAGGACTTCAGCGACGCACAGCTCAACGAGAAGCTCCGGTGGAAGGAGATCTCTTGGATCCCTCAGAGCTCGATGAACAGCCTCGATCCGCTTCAGCGGGTGAGCGAACAGGCCTTGGAGATCGGCCAAGTCCACACCGACCTCTCCAACGAGGAGATCCGCGAGAAGCTCAAGGAGATGTTCGACGTGGTCGGACTCCAGCAGAGCCGGATCGACGATTATCCCCACCAGTTCTCCGGCGGGATGCAACAGCGTGCGATCATCGCGCTCGCGCTGTTTCTGGAGCCCAGCCTCGTCATCGCCGACGAGCCGACGACGGCGCTAGACGTGATCATGCAGGACCAGATCTTCAAATATCTCGATCGGATGAAAGACGACGCCTCGACGAGCCTCCTGCTCATCACCCACGACATCAGCGTCATCTTCGAGTCGTGCGACAGCGTGGCGATCATGCACGCGAGTCAGATCGCCGAGCGGGGGTCGGCGGAGTCGGTCCACGACAACCCCCGACACCCCTACGCCTTCATGTTCAAGGAGGCGTTCCCGGACATCCGCGAGCCGGACCGGGAACTGGAGGTGATCGAGGGCTACCCGCCCGAACTGATCGGCGAGGTATCGGCGTGTAGCTTCGCCGATCGCTGTCCGTGGGCAGTCGAGGAGTGTCGGAAGAGCGCTCCGCCGCTCGAATCCGTCGGCGACGACGACGCCACCCACGCCGCGTCGTGTTTCCGCTCCGACGAGGCGTACGAACTGTACGAGGAACACGGCACGGCCGATCCGGCGGCGCCGGAACAGGGGGACGACTGA